From Penicillium psychrofluorescens genome assembly, chromosome: 1, one genomic window encodes:
- a CDS encoding uncharacterized protein (ID:PFLUO_001791-T1.cds;~source:funannotate), translating to MSPTPLRPGVYAPTMTFFDANEELDTSAIRRHAVRLAKAGLVGLVTMGSNGEAVHLTRQERMTVTRETRDALDGAGFSNVPVIAGASEQSIRGTIELCKEVAQAGGEYALVVPPSYYRAAMGNDETLYEFFTAVADGSPVPLILYNYPGAVAGIDMDSDLIIRISAHPNIVGTKFTCANTGKLTRVARALGAVTPASPLAPAQKPAPTVAKPDAKHPYVAFGGIADFSLQTLVSGGSAILAGGANVIPRLCVRIFNLWSEGKLAEAMEAQQQLSAADWVLTKAAIPGTKSAIQSYYGYGGFPRRPLGRLSETQAQGVADQIKDAMEVERSLPDIA from the coding sequence atgtcGCCCACTCCCCTCCGCCCCGGCGTGTACGCGCCCACCATGACCTTCTTCGACGCCAACGAGGAGCTTGACACCTCTGCCATCCGCCGCCACGCCGTGCGCCTGGCCAAAGCCGGCCTGGTCGGTCTGGTGACGATGGGCTCCAACGGTGAAGCCGTGCATCTGACGCGCCAGGAGCGTATGACCGTGACGCGCGAGACTCGTGACGCCCTCGACGGCGCCGGGTTCAGCAACGTGCCCGTCATTGCCGGCGCCAGCGAGCAGAGCATCCGCGGCACCATCGAGCTGTGCAAGGAGGTCGCACAAGCGGGCGGCGAGTATGCGCTTGTCGTGCCGCCCAGCTACTACCGCGCTGCTATGGGCAACGATGAGACGCTCTACGAGTTCTTCACGGCCGTGGCGGATGGCTCGCCCGTGCCCCTCATCCTGTACAACTACCCAGGCGCCGTGGCCGGCATCGACATGGACTCCgatctcatcatccgcatctcCGCTCACCCCAACATCGTCGGCACCAAGTTCACCTGCGCCAACACCGGCAAGCTGACCCGTGTCGCGCGTGCCCTCGGCGCCGTCACCCCGGCCTCGCCGCTGGCTCCCGCCCAGAAGCCCGCGCCGACGGTGGCCAAGCCCGACGCAAAACACCCCTACGTCGCCTTTGGCGGTATCGCCGACTTCAGTCTGCAAACTCTTGTGTCTGGGGGCTCTGCTATCCTGGCCGGTGGCGCGAACGTCATCCCGCGCCTGTGCGTGCGTATCTTCAACCTTTGGAGCGAAGGCAAGCTCGCcgaggccatggaggcccagcagcagctcaGCGCTGCTGATTGGGTTCTCACCAAGGCTGCTATCCCCGGCACCAAGTCCGCGATCCAGTCCTACTACGGCTACGGTGGGTTCCCGCGGCGGCCCCTGGGTCGCCTCAGCGAGACCCAGGCCCAGGGCGTGGCGGATCAGATCAAGGATGCGATGGAGGTTGAGCGCTCCCTCCCGGACATTGCTTGA
- a CDS encoding uncharacterized protein (ID:PFLUO_001786-T1.cds;~source:funannotate) encodes MAGISSPTPPDPTLLTVQNAYTSHRPSLSIDGVTLRPRSDSFASSADTMVRSRANSVDPGYVDVDSKVNYDDVSLSQALAPDPRNEGDFRVDDNRFAFSPGQLNKMQNPKSLAAFHALGGLHGLERGLRTDLNAGLSVDEGRLEGRVQFDQVNPLSTLRGKRSASISKLPPLPDSDPTRSLGESEGSPFEDRLRIFKQNRLPARKSTGFFKLFWMAYNDKIIILLTIAAIVSLSLGIYETIDGGTGVDWVEGVAICVAILIVTVVTAANDWQKERQFAKLNKRNNDREVKAVRSGKVTMISIYDVMAGDILHLEPGDSIPADGVLISGHGVKCDESSATGESDQMKKTNGHEVWQQIMDDTATKRLDPFLISGSKVLEGVGSYLVTSVGPYSSYGRIMMSLQTSNDPTPLQVKLARLADWIGYVGSGAATILFLVLLFRFIAHLSDNPASPAVKGKEFVDILIVAVTVIVVAIPEGLPLAVTLALAFATTRMVKENNLVRVLRACETMGNATVICSDKTGTLTQNKMTVVAGTWGSGQGFSHSPDDPDTENSVTMSKLFQECSAPVRNLIIKSVALNSTAFEEDKDGHKEFVGSKTEVALLQLARDYLGMDLISERGSAHILQLIPFDSSRKCMGVVYHEPGTGYRLLVKGAAELMVGACRTQIKDIDVSKKSLATEQLSETDRQKALGTIDRYAQRSLRTIGIVYKDFPNWPPTEAKTLEDDLSAANFDDVFHDMTWVGVVGIQDPLRPEVPAAIRKCHMAGVQVKMVTGDNVATATAIAASCGIKTEDGLVMEGPKFRQLTDEEMDKVIPNLQVLARSSPEDKRILVERLKVLGETVAVTGDGTNDGPALRTADVGFSMGVAGTEVAKEASSIILLDDNFRSIVTAIAWGRAVNDAVAKFLQFQITVNITAVVLTFVSSVYSSSNNSVLNAVQLLWVNLIMDTFAALALATDAPTEQILDRKPVSKRDSLFTLTMWKMILGQAVYQLVVTFTLYFAGDKLLNSHLHNDPNNPGLRTKELSTVVFNTFVWMQIFNEFNNRRLDNRFNIFEGMFRNYWFLGINAIMIGGQVMIVYVGGEAFGVTPLNGVLWAVCLICAIGCLGWAVILRLIPDRHFGVVFNAVVDSLTFILRPLLHGCRAVARGIKAGFQPLPRFTRRILTRGGSNPDDSVGPVDEETAAPASASCELQRKQTPERPQTPPQLTVPPITVTISP; translated from the exons ATGGCAGGGATATCGAGCCCAACCCCACCAGATCCAACACTTCTAACTGTTCAAAATGCCTATACGTCTCATCGGCCGTCGCTATCCATTGACGGCGTCACGCTCCGTCCGCGCTCGGACTCGTTCGCCTCGTCAGCGGATACGATGGTTCGATCTCGAGCCAACTCGGTAGACCCGGGCTATGTGGATGTTGATTCTAAAGTCAACTATGACGATGTGTCACTCTCTCAAGCGCTGGCTCCGGATCCTCGAAATGAGGGTGATTTCCGGGTTGACGATAACCGGTTTGCGTTTTCGCCGGGCCAGTTGAATAAAATGCAGAATCCAAAGTCGCTCGCTGCGTTCCATGCGCTGGGTGGGTTGCATGGATTGGAGCGTGGCTTGCGGACGGATCTGAATGCCGGGTTATCGGTAGATGAGGGGAGGTTAGAAGGGAGGGTTCAATTCGATCAGGTCAACCCATTGTCGACTCTTCGGGGGAAACGGTCCGCTTCTATCAGCAAgcttccacctcttccagactcAGATCCAACGCGAAGtctgggagagagtgagggCTCACCATTCGAAGATCGCCTCCGTATTTTCAAACAGAACAGACTGCCGGCTCGGAAATCAACTGGGTTCTTCAAGTTGTTCTGGATGGCATATAACGACAAGATCATTATATTGCTGACCATTGCCGCCATTGTGTCTTTGTCTCTGGGCATATATGAAACCATAGACGGGGGAACGGGTGTCGACTGGGTGGAAGGCGTTGCTATCTGCGTGGCCATCTTGATCGTTACCGTCGTTACGGCTGCCAATGACtggcagaaagaaagacagtTTGCTAAACTCAACAAGCGG AACAACGACCGCGAAGTCAAAGCCGTCCGCTCAGGCAAAGTCACCATGATATCCATCTACGACGTCATGGCCGGCGACATCCTCCACCTGGAACCAGGTGATTCCATTCCCGCTGACGGAGTATTGATCTCCGGCCATGGTGTGAAATGCGACGAGTCCTCTGCCACGGGCGAGTCGGACCAGATGAAAAAGACCAATGGCCACGAGGTATGGCAGCAGATCATGGACGACACTGCGACAAAACGACTCGATCCGTTCTTGATCTCTGGTAGCAAAGTTTTAGAGGGTGTTGGCTCGTATCTGGTCACCAGCGTCGGGCCGTATTCCTCTTATGGTCGGATTATGATGTCGTTACAGACCTCCAACGACCCCACTCCACTCCAGGTGAAGCTAGCTCGGTTGGCGGATTGGATTGGGTACGTGGGCTCTGG TGCTGCCACGATTCTGTTTTTGGTGCTGTTATTTCGGTTCATCGCCCATCTCTCGGATAATCCGGCGAGCCCTGCAgtcaagggcaaggagtTCGTAGATATTCTGATCGTCGCTGTCACCGTCATTGTTGTCGCGATTCCAG AGGGTCTTCCCCTTGCCGTAACGCTGGCCCTAGCTTTTGCTACTACCCGCATGGTTAAGGAGAACAACCTCGTTCGCGTTCTGCGGGCCTGCGAGACCATGGGAAATGCCACAGTTATCTGTTCCGACAAGACGGGAACATTAACTCAAAACAAAATGACTGTGGTCGCTGGGACCTGGGGATCGGGTCAAGGTTTCAGCCACTCGCCAGATGATCCTGATACTGAGAATTCGGTGACGATGTCCAAACTTTTCCAGGAGTGTTCAGCGCCAGTCCGAAACTTGATTATCAAAAGTGTTGCTTTGAACTCCACGGCATttgaggaagacaaagacgGGCACAAGGAGTTTGTCGGCAGCAAAACCGAAGTGGcactcctccagctcgctcGCGATTACCTTGGCATGGACCTGATCTCCGAGCGTGGTTCTGCTCATATCCTTCAATTGATTCCATTCGACTCCTCCCGCAAGTGCATGGGTGTGGTATACCACGAACCTGGCACAGGATACCGTCTTCTGGTTAAGGGAGCTGCAGAGCTTATGGTTGGTGCTTGCAGAACCCAAATTAAAGATATCGACGTGTCAAAGAAAAGTCTTGCAACAGAGCAGCTTTCTGAGACAGACCGACAAAAAGCCTTGGGAACCATTGACCGTTATGCGCAGCGTTCCTTGCGGACAATCGGCATCGTGTATAAGGACTTTCCAAACTGGCCACCGACAGAGGCTAAAACTTTGGAGGATGACTTATCAGCAGCCAACTTTGATGATGTCTTCCATGATATGACCTGGGTTGGTGTCGTGGGCATTCAGGATCCTCTGCGCCCGGAAGTCCCAGCGGCTATTCGCAAGTGTCATATGGCTGGAGTTCAGGTCAAAATGGTGACGGGGGATAATGTCGCCACTGCCACGGCAATTGCGGCGTCCTGCGGCATCAAGACCGAGGATGGCTTGGTGATGGAAGGCCCCAAATTCCGGCAACTgacggacgaggagatggacaaggTGATTCCCAATCTCCAGGTCCTGGCCCGGTCTTCGCCCGAGGACAAGCGCATTCTCGTCGAGCGGCTTAAGGTTCTCGGGGAGACCGTCGCCGTGACGGGCGACGGCACGAATGACGGGCCAGCTCTCCGAACCGCAGACGTTGGGTTCTCTATGGGTGTGGCTGGAACAGAGGTAGCCAAAGAGGCAAGTTCGATCATCCTGTTGGACGATAACTTCCGGTCAATCGTGACCGCAATTGCCTGGGGGCGGGCCGTCAACGACGCCGTGGCCAAGTTCCTGCAATTCCAGATCACTGTCAACATCACCGCCGTGGTGTTGACCTTTGTATCATCCGTCTACAGCTCGTCAAACAACAGTGTCCTGAACGCCGTGCAACTGCTCTGGGTCAACCTAATCATGGACACATTTGCTGCGCTGGCGCTCGCAACCGACGCACCAACAgagcagatcctcgaccGCAAGCCGGTCTCCAAACGGGACTCGCTCTTCACTCTGAcgatgtggaagatgatcCTCGGACAAGCGGTATACCAACTCGTCGTGACGTTCACACTTTACTTTGCCGGTGACAAGCTTCTTAATTCTCATCTGCATAACGATCCCAACAACCCTGGACTTCGAACAAAAGAGCTATCGACCGTTGTCTTCAACACATTCGTCTGGATGCAGATCTTCAACGAGTTCAACAACAGGCGGCTTGATAACCGCTTCAATATCTTCGAAGGCATGTTCCGCAACTATTGGTTCCTAGGAATCAACGCCATCATGATCGGCGGTCAAGTCATGATTGTCTATGTTGGCGGCGAGGCTTTTGGAGTGACGCCCTTAAACGGGGTCCTGTGGGCAGTCTGCCTAATCTGTGCAATTGGATGTCTCGGATGGGCGGTGATTCTTCGTCTGATACCAGACCGTCATTTTGGTGTTGTTTTCAATGCCGTGGTGGATAGTCTAACATTCATTCTGCGGCCGCTTCTCCACGGCTGCAGGGCTGTTGCTCGCGGTATCAAGGCGGGGTTTCAACCCTTGCCTCGGTTTACCCGGCGCATACTTACTCGGGGAGGTTCGAACCCCGATGATTCTGTCGGTCCTGTGGACGAGGAAACCGCTGCTcctgcatctgcttcttgtGAGCTGCAGCGCAAGCAGACACCTGAGCGGCCTCAGACACCGCCGCAGTTGACGGTGCCTCCTATAACGGTCACGATATCTCCTTAG
- a CDS encoding uncharacterized protein (ID:PFLUO_001788-T1.cds;~source:funannotate), protein MGESRQELLAWLNNLLQLNITKIEQCGTGAALCQIFDSIFLDVPMARVKFNVNTEYAYLQNFKILQNVLAKHGVNKPVPVQSLTKCRMQDNLEFLQWVKRYWDQHYPGGEYDAVARRKASGAPGGSAPSGGFSGPRTGSAGGTRRGVTPTSAAARPRVGAAAGGGSSAALQQEIATQKEAITGLEKERDFYFAKLRDIELLLQNAIEADPELEKDEDSLPKHVLAILYSTEEGFEIPAEGEEGVADDLETF, encoded by the exons ATGGGTGAATCCAG GCAAGAACTGCTGGCATGgctcaacaacctccttcaGCTGAACATCACCAAAATCGAGCAGTGCGGAACGGG TGCGGCGCTATGCCAGATATTTGATTCGATCTTTT TGGATGTCCCAATGGCCCGTGTCAAATTCAACGTTAATACCGAATACGCCTATCTGCAAAACTTCAAGATCCTACAGA ATGTCTTGGCCAAGCACGGAGTGAACAAGCCTGTGCCCGTTCAGTCTCTCACGAAATGCCGCATGCAGGACAACCTCGAATTCCTGCAGTGGGTGAAGCGGTACTGGGATCAGCACTACCCAGGTGGCGAGTACGACGCCGTCGCCCGGCGCAAGGCCTCCGGTGCCCCTGGCGGCAGCGCGCCCAGCGGTGGCTTCAGTGGCCCTCGCACTGGTTCGGCGGGTGGCACACGGCGCGGCGTGACCCCTACGTCCGCTGCGGCCCGCCCACGCGTGGGCGCCGCGGCCGGTGGAGgctcctcggcggcattgcAGCAGGAAATCGCGACGCAAAAGGAGGCGATCACgggcctggagaaggagcgcgATTTCTACTTCGCGAAGCTGCGCGACATTGAGCTGTTGTTGCAGAACGCGATCGAGGCGGACCCGGAGCTagagaaggatgaggacTCCCTGCCCAAGCACGTCCTTGCGATTCTGTACTCGACTGAGGAAGGCTTTGAGATTCccgccgagggcgaggagggtgtGGCAGATGACCTCGAGACGTTTTAG
- a CDS encoding uncharacterized protein (ID:PFLUO_001790-T1.cds;~source:funannotate) yields MPYPDEAEGFQVDGPSITEFHKRFFKLKPFGDYDVDVKIEACGICGSDVHTISGGWGEQKFPLCVGHEIVGRAIRVGPKVTLIKEGQRVGVGAQSYSCGECKQCKNDNETYCPVQIMDTYGAEWPETGIVSQGGYSSHVRTHEHWVFPIPEALPTAQVAPMLCAGLTVYSPLVRNGAGPGKKVGIVGLGGIGHFGVMFAKALGAETWAISRSRAKEADARKLGADGYIATAEEGWDAPHRCSFDLIINCANSSEGFDLARYLSMMDVHGRWISVGLPEEEGQVIKAQNLISNGVLIGASHLGSRKEMLQMLQLAADKGLKSWVEEIQLGEEGLTQAMERMKKGDVRYRFTLTGYDKVFA; encoded by the exons ATGCCCTACCCCGATGAGGCTGAAGGTTTCCAGGTTGATGGACCTTCCATCACCGAGTTCCACAAGCGCTTCTTCAAGCTGAAGCCATTCGGTGACTACGACGTCGATGTCAAGATCGAGGCTTGCGGTATCTGCGGCAGTGACGTACACACCATCAGCG GCGGATGGGGCGAGCAGAAGTTCCCTCTGTGCGTCGGACACG AAATCGTCGGACGTGCCATCCGTGTTGGACCCAAGGTCACTCTCATCAAGGAAGGCCAGCgcgtcggcgtcggcgcaCAGTCTTACTCCTGCGGCGAGTGCAAGCAGTGCAAGAACGACAACGAGACATACTGCCCCGTGCAGATCATGGACACGTACGGCGCCGAGTGGCCCGAGACCGGGATCGTGAGCCAGGGCGGCTACTCGTCGCACGTCCGCACCCACGAGCACTGGGTCTTCCCGATCCCCGAGGCCCTGCCAACGGCCCAAGTGGCGCCCATGCTCTGCGCAGGTCTGACGGTGTACTCGCCGCTGGTGCGCAACGGCGCCGGGCCCGGCAAGAAGGTCGGGATCGTGGGACTAGGCGGGATTGGACATTTCGGAGTGATGTTTGCAAAGGCGCTGGGCGCCGAGACATGGGCGATTTCGCGCTCGCGCgcgaaggaggccgatgCGCGCAAGCTTGGCGCGGATGGATACATCGCTACCGCGGAGGAGGGATGGGATGCGCCGCACCGCTGCTCGTTCGATCTGATTATCAACTGCGCCAACTCGTCCGAGGGCTTTGATCTGGCACGGTACCTGTCCATGATGGATGTGCATGGCCGCTGGATTAGCGTTGGTCtgcccgaggaggaggggcaGGTCATCAAGGCGCAGAACTTGATCTCGAATGGTGTTTTGATTGGCGCGAGTCACCTTGGTAGCCGCAAGGAGATgctgcagatgctgcagctTGCGGCTGATAAGGGGCTGAAGAGCTGGGTGGAGGAGATTCAGCTTGGTGAGGAGGGTCTGACGCAGGCTATGGAGCGGATGAAGAAGGGTGATGTGCGCTACCGCTTTACGCTGACGGGATACGACAAGGTGTTTGCTTAA
- a CDS encoding uncharacterized protein (ID:PFLUO_001787-T1.cds;~source:funannotate), producing the protein MEEREGHSKADDENGPDSLANSDPIRKPSLPVLDALAGESETCDPLQNVTCLEDIADATVWKRDSPETDHQVVVETVVQVVDAQNHTLWQSTGTDLPMTLSDPSFGTITISPSPASTAVSSSSVSSSAVSSSTVSSSAEGASVVLSSQPRTSQSFVSPTHSPTPVAGPSSSAPAVSAPAISTPLIGSATTTSAAKSTPLAHNDPLSPIPVSSSETYSSSQTSSSTSTTTGFFGGSGNTGGSTGSGSGTTSPNDSSSGGSGSGSINPTTSKIVGGVVGTVAGVAVLVLLLFYYLRRRGFFVRNKSPARLGSHDESAGTREMTSNNDSRFTASYFAPAFMNRWRSSAQTTQTDSTLGSNPSERGFQKISGRKIPPVLLSGGDGYGGFSPEDSPTLPPGLFSSTSPRAPPSSHAPPPANPFSSPLDSHYTQEAEEPGAGVLRPSPARNPVPGSPNVAVSTPTAAQPQNVATPMAPPVPQRADGLGRSFPSFDGSRSSRFQESLDL; encoded by the coding sequence ATGGAGGAGCGGGAGGGTCATTCCAAGGCCGACGATGAGAACGGCCCCGACAGTTTAGCCAACTCGGATCCCATACGGAAACCATCTCTGCCGGTGCTTGATGCGCTGGCGGGCGAGAGTGAGACCTGCGATCCACTACAAAACGTGACCTGTCTGGAGGACATCGCGGACGCGACAGTTTGGAAACGAGACTCCCCCGAAACCGATCACCAAGTGGTCGTTGAAACCGTCGTGCAGGTCGTTGATGCTCAAAATCACACGCTCTGGCAATCCACCGGGACTGATCTGCCCATGACCCTCTCCGACCCGTCGTTTGGAACTATCACCATTTCACCCAGTCCGGCGTCTACGGCGGTATCATCCTCGTCGGTatcgtcctcggcggtaTCATCCTCGACGGTATCGTCCTCGGCCGAGGGGGCTTCTGTTGTGCTTTCTAGTCAACCACGGACATCACAGTCTTTCGTCTCGCCTACGCATTCCCCGACACCAGTGGCAGGGCCCAGCAGCTCTGCGCCGGCCGTCTCTGCGCCGGCCATCTCTACTCCGCTCATCGGATCTGCCACTACCACGTCAGCAGCGAAGAGTACACCTTTGGCGCACAACGACCCCCTCTCGCCAATTCCAGTCTCGAGCTCCGAGACATATTCGTCATCACAAacttcttcatcaacgtCTACCACGACTGGGTTCTTCGGGGGTTCTGGAAACACCGGCGGGAGTACGGGCAGCGGATCAGGCACCACATCCCCCAACGACTCGTCATccggaggatctggatctggcTCGATCAATCCCACTACATCAAAGATTGTCGGCGGCGTTGTGGGCACAGTGGCCGGTGTCGCCGtgcttgttcttcttctcttctactaccttcgccgccgagggTTCTTCGTCCGCAACAAGTCACCCGCGCGCCTTGGCTCTCACGACGAAAGCGCTGGAACGCGCGAGATGACCAGCAACAACGACTCGCGCTTCACGGCATCGTACTTTGCGCCCGCCTTCATGAACCGCTGGCGTAGTTCCGCGCAAACTACGCAGACCGACAGCACACTGGGTTCCAACCCCAGCGAGCGCGGATTCCAGAAGATCTCTGGCCGCAAAATTCCACCTGTTCTCCTGTCTGGCGGCGACGGGTACGGCGGGTTTTCTCCTGAGGACTCTCCTACCCTTCCTCCTGGACTCTTCTCGTCCACGTCACCGCGTGCCCCGCCCTCTTCACATGCTCCGCCGCCAGCAAATCCGTTCAGCAGTCCACTGGACTCACACTACACGCAAGAGGCAGAAGAACCCGGCGCGGGCGTACTGCGCCCCTCTCCCGCGCGCAACCCCGTCCCCGGATCGCCGAACGTCGCCGTGTCCACACCCACTGCTGCGCAGCCCCAAAACGTGGCGACCCCAATGGCTCCTCCGGTTCCTCAACGAGCCGACGGGCTAGGCCGCAGCTTTCCCAGCTTTGATGGGAGTCGAAGCAGCCGGTTCCAGGAGAGCTTGGATCTGTGA
- a CDS encoding uncharacterized protein (ID:PFLUO_001789-T1.cds;~source:funannotate), giving the protein MSPRDNTADVPTRRRPSLTLRPRARTTAHVTFPSKDLVFDSWREPSLVEICHEPVVVEEVDDFPEAVPRRRGAKSFSSLRHPMDGLVALGRRLSVSFRCKPSKQRLYAPDEDEDNECHHCHHSSQTRQISSSWDSKAWNGWSKGHSINRRPSLNSVSALQSFYAPTASVKGPIPGHGLEPPVFPNDIYSGAAARAAAAAQNQMAKAEREAAKTVDIHLTQDSESGIGIDLRDRSELSDAELALLRLDPVAYLPSEITAHVLSYLDPQSLMNSELVSSSWNQQASSRHVWRQVFRGAYPRRPVSSTDSKKKRSVGLGKSLPNQDWKKMFLVRRALDHRWKEGKAAAIYLHGHEDSVYCAQFDEDKIITGSRDRTIRVWDAHYPWPCLKIIGPPPGGVPGTGPVNNPAQQASGKSPFLTICPPSTPSASIVTPMDQSSDYHSASILCLQFDEEIMVTGSSDHTCIVWDIKDEYRPIRRLTGHRAGVLDVCFDDRYIVSCSKDSSVCVWDRNTGALLQQLVGHVGPVNAVQLRGDLIVSASGDGVSKLWNVTSGHCVKEFSTKGSHGLACVEFSEDGRTILTGGNGKRIYQFDANTGELVNQLEGHTDLIRSLHLDSMNKRIVSGSYDMSVKVFDTETGALSIDLPGWTTSWMLSVQSDYRRIVATGQDSRAVIMDFGYGLDGIDLLEE; this is encoded by the exons ATGTCGCCACGAGATAACACCGCCGACGTCCCCACACGGCGACGCCCCTCGTTAACGCTTCGGCCGCGCGCCCGGACAACCGCGCACGTTACCTTCCCGTCCAAAGATTTGGTCTTCGACTCGTGGCGAGAGCCCTCCCTGGTGGAGATCTGCCATGAaccggtggtggtggaagaagtggatgatTTCCCGGAGGCGGTACCTCGACGTCGCGGCGCCAAGAGTTTCTCGAGCTTGCGACACCCCATGGATGGGCTGGTGGCGCTTGGTCGTCGGCTGTCCGTGTCCTTTCGTTGCAAGCCCTCGAAGCAGAGGCTGTACGCCCcggatgaggacgaggataACGAGTGCCACCACTGCCACCATTCGAGTCAGACACGCCAAATTTCTAGCAGCTGGGATTCGAAGGCGTGGAATGGGTGGTCGAAGGGCCACAGCATCAATCGCCGCCCCTCGCTCAACAGCGTGTCGGCCCTTCAAAGCTTCTATGCTCCCACCGCTTCTGTGAAAGGGCCTATCCCTGGCCATGGATTGGAGCCGCCAGTTTTCCCAAATGACATCTATTCaggggcggcggcgcgcgctgccgccgctgcgcaGAATCAAATGGCCAAGGCGGAGCGAGAGGCGGCAAAGACAGTTGATATCCATCTGACACAGGACTCGGAGAGCGGCATTGGAATCGATCTCCGTGACCGCTCCGAGCTCTCGGATGCTGAATTGGCTCTCTTGCGTCTTG ACCCCGTGGCATATCTGCCATCTGAGATTACAGCACACGTTCTTTCCTACTTGGACCCTCAGTCACTCATGAATTCTGAGCTTGTGTCGAGTTCGTGGAACCAACAGGCGTCCTCCCGGCACGTCTGGAGGCAGGTCTTTCGGGGCGCCTACCCTCGTCGCCCTGTGAGCTCTACCgactccaagaagaaacGGTCCGTTGGATTAGGCAAGTCTCTTCCCAACCAAgactggaagaagatgttCTTGGTGCGGCGGGCTTTGGATCACCGCTGGAAGGAGGGCAAGGCTGCTGCGATCTATCTCCATGGACACGAAGATAGTGTCTACTGCGCCCAGTTTGATGAGGATAAAATCATCACCGGTTCTCGCGACCGCACCATTCGCGTATGGGATGCCCACTATCCGTGGCCGTGTTTGAAGATCATCGGTCCGCCTCCGGGTGGTGTGCCTGGAACTGGACCGGTGAATAACCCGGCCCAGCAGGCATCGGGCAAGTCTCCTTTTCTGACCATCTGCCCGCCGTCCACTCCCTCGGCGAGCATCGTCACACCCATGGATCAGTCGTCGGACTACCACAGCGCATCAATTCTGTGTCTGCAGTTTGACGAAGAGATCATGGTTACCGGGTCGTCGGACCACACCTGCATTGTGTGGGACATCAAGGACGAATATCGTCCCATCCGCCGTCTCACCGGCCATCGGGCCGGCGTATTGGATGTCTGCTTTGACGATCGTTACATCGTCTCCTGCTCCAAGGACAGCAGCGTCTGCGTATGGGACCGCAACACGGGCGCTCTCCTCCAACAGCTTGTGGGCCACGTCGGCCCCGTGAACGCAGTGCAACTGCGGGGCGACCTTATTGTGTCGGCcagcggcgacggcgtgTCCAAGCTGTGGAACGTCACTTCGGGCCACTGCGTCAAGGAGTTCTCCACCAAGGGAAGTCACGGTCTGGCATGCGTCGAGTTCAGTGAGGATGGCCGGACCATCTTGACCGGCGGCAACGGGAAGCGCATCTACCAGTTCGACGCCAATACCGGCGAGCTGGTGAACCAGCTCGAGGGCCACACGGACCTGATCCGGTCTCTGCATCTGGACAGTATGAACAAGCGTATTGTCAGCGGCAGCTACGATATGAGTGTCAAGGTGTTTGACACTGAGACCGGCGCGCTGTCCATCGACCTGCCGGGATGGACTACCAGCTGGATGCTGAGCGTCCAGTCTGACTACCGCCGGATCGTCGCCACCGGTCAGGATTCTCGGGCTGTCATCATGGACTTTGGCtacgggctggatgggatTGATTTGTTGGAGGAGTGA